One part of the Vidua chalybeata isolate OUT-0048 chromosome 11, bVidCha1 merged haplotype, whole genome shotgun sequence genome encodes these proteins:
- the VSTM2B gene encoding V-set and transmembrane domain-containing protein 2B, whose amino-acid sequence MESRGLFCTFCYLMFNAPLLFIVTATFTEVPKDVTVREGDDIEMPCAFRASGSTSYSLEIQWWYLKEPARELAHELAISVPGSRSKVANKDATKISTVRVQGNDISHRLRLSGVRRQDEGVYQCRVSDYSDDETQEHKAQALLRVLSRFAPPDVQAAEAVSHIQSGAAPRRHGPAARPTPPPGPAKRPPPPPAPAPGGTAPSAAAATAATATASTAAAAASSASPPPGQAAILRQQHGSGTGPIYATDPLLYMSLLILHKLVHLLVNH is encoded by the exons ATGGAAAGTCGGGGGCTGTTCTGCACCTTTTGTTACCTGATGTTCAACGCTCCTCTGCTCTTCATTGTGACCG CTACCTTTACTGAAGTTCCCAAAGATGTGACTGTTAGGGAGGGAGATGATATTGAGATGCCTTGTGCTTTCCGAGCCAGCGGATCCACCTCTTACTCCTTGGAAATCCAGTGGTGGTACCTTAAAGAACCAGCCAGAGAACTTGCACACGAATTAGCCATCAGTGTCCCCGGCAGCAGGAGCAAG gTAGCAAATAAGGATGCAACCAAAATCAGC ACGGTCCGCGTCCAGGGCAACGACATCTCGCACCGGCTGCGCCTGTCGGGCGTGCGGCGGCAGGACGAGGGCGTCTACCAGTGCCGCGTGTCGGACTACAGCGACGACGAGACGCAGGAGCACAAGGCTCAGGCGCTGCTGCGCGTCCTGTCCCGCTTCGCCCCGCCCGACGTGCAGGCGGCCGAGGCGGTGTCGCACATCCAgagcggggcggccccgcgccgccacggccccgccgcccgccccacgccgccgcccggccccgccaagcgcccgccgccgccgccggcccccgccccgggcGGCACCGCCCCGAGCGCCGCTGCCGCCACCGCCGCCACCGCCACCGCCTCGACGGCCGCCGCCGCAGCCTCCTCGGCCTCGCCGCCGCCCGGGCAGGCCGCCATCCTCCGCCAGCAGCACGGGTCAG GTACGGGACCTATTTATGCTACAGACCCACTCCTATACATGTCCCTGTTAATACTGCATAAGCTTGTACATTTATTAGTAAACCACTGA